One Drosophila ananassae strain 14024-0371.13 chromosome XR, ASM1763931v2, whole genome shotgun sequence genomic window, TAATAGTCATACTCAATTCTAattctaaaatataaaatattagaaTAACTcgtattgttttttattgaattatttattttttgataaataatatattttggcTCTATAACAGATATATAATTGCACCTAAAATAGACCTGAAAACAATCCTAgaactaaataaattattttaaaacttacATTATTTTAGGTGCTAATAAAAACTTGAATATTTTAAGACTTTAGATATGTATTACATTTGTAATGCTTTCAtagattaataaataaaaataatataataaaaatgcttaaattaaactattatttaaaaaactggAGACCTAtagttatattaattttatttgactacaataattttaaaaaaacttaaataaaataatatattttcttactctaataaataacaaacaaaCCTAGTTATGCAGCCCTGCAGAGCCTTATAATTTCGAAACGCACTTTATCAGATTTTTAACGATTCTCTGGTATGGTTTTGAAAACTTTCCTATGGCTAATCAAAGACAAAACGATTCTGTCTACCGAGTGGTTGGTGTGCTGCTGACCAGGCTCCCCCGGGtagaatattaattaaatgctGTAAATTACACCTTTTATATATCTTTACAGCTAGAACAGTGGTTCGatcgatttttaaatttgcttttattttgtattttttgcagACCACAGGTGGTGTGATTAATTTATGTgccatattttcattttttctccTCTGGTTTGTATTTGAGctactttttaattttatattttttgcgtGGCCGCCCTTTTGATGGTTTATCTAATTTATGTTATTGCTGTggcaattatttaaatttcccaCAGCTACCGTGTTGGCATTTCTGTAATGATGAGCTGGGCAGggaatatataataaaaaaaaaaaaaaatttgatacccggaaaaaaagaaaccgCATCTCTTCAGGGCGTTATTTTCtgacgttttttttttttggcggccCATTATGGGCGACATAAACAAATGTTTTAATAACCAAATTATGCGGCGAGCAAAGCAGACCGCctgctaaaaaataaaacaacaaaaaatcacaAGAAGGGAAAGCTTTCTTTCCAATGAAACGATGTTCAAATACTCTTGGTGGTCATCTACTTCCAAAGAGGTGATTTTTTTTCGggataatttatattaaagttataggatatagttctTAGAtccttaaataatttcaatcatAAATTAGTTCCAggttattaaaattttaggtgAAGTCATAACCTTCTAACTCTAAAAAAAACTTAGAATCAAAACTTAATTAGAAAAAAGTTTTGATTCTAATTCTAAGCAGTCAGTTATATGAAAGATATGGGATATAGTCTACAGATCTTAACCATTTTCATATATATactaaaagccaaaaagaaaaGCCTATATGCCAAATCTCAAGGCAATAGCTTCAAAATCAAGAGACTTAGAAATAAATttacggacaaacggacacacggacagacggacatagaACTTGATAGCAAAAACCATAGCACCCTCTGGAAAGAGTATCAAAAAATCATAAAGAGAAAAGAACGCAATGTATTCATTAGCTTTTCTGGGaggactggactggactggactggacaCCAAAAAATGCGAAAAAGATCCGAGAGCCGAGTATCTCATGCTAATGgaaatgcataaaaaaatcataaatactCATTAGCCACCTGgatgtggtgtgtgtgtgatttttttaTCTATGTATTTATGTGTGTCGGCGGCGAAGAAAGTTCGGAGGCCCTCGGAGGTCAAGACATCATCTCATTTCACCTCAAAATGACGGGGTCAAGCTATTGGAAAGTTGATAGGGAAAGTTCTATTAACTATTTTTGGAACAATGTCTCAGAAATAATCCCGCAGAAATTAGCACACTGAACCACAttccgccaaaaaaaaaaaagaaatccaaTCAATGACCAGCGGGAAATTATTCGGAATTTTGCGGCAAAGAAAAGGAAATCTAATTTATTTCTGGGAAAATTGTGGGGGATCTTCAAGATGAATCAATCGATTGGGGTTAtctttaattttaatgatCTCAAAcggaaatttaattaattcatGAGTCACTAGAGAATGTTACAGGAAATTGATcttaaaaatttcataagaaaaatgtttagccttttttttgtaaaaatattaaagaattTTAGGTACTAATTATGATAGGTTTTATCTTTAAATTCATGTATTTAGACTAAACATTTAGGTATtcaaaatgatttttaaaaattttaaagaagAACAACATACAAATTATATTAAACATAATTATTTGGGCTTAGTttggtatttttaaatttaaacaaattcaagaaattGCCCTCAAAAGtttgaataaatttaaaaaactggtacttatatattattttgagaaaatgttaattttgttctcaaaaatattaaaaagtatgaatatataattttaaaatattttttaatatttcctaAAGGTAAAAACACATGAAAAAACTAATAGAAGGAATCCATAAAGGTTTTCGTAAGCCtccattccttatttaaaacattttttaaatacggtttttgaatttttcgaATTCAAAGAGTCCCTCTAGAGAGgcattataatattatataatatctCTCTTAGAATATAAATTGTTTTGTATATTGTTTCTAAAAGCCTTGAAGTTAGGCTTCCATttggaaattaaatataatatttattcgaAACCTAAGAACAAACTTAAGAATCCAAGAAGGTAGCTAAATTGTTAGTTAAATCACCTTTAAGTATTATGATCATTTTTAAATGCTTCGTGGCCCATAAAAACCTCAATTTacaaatcttaaaaaatatcaatttacATATTACAAGGCCATAAAAAAGAAATGGGTTGACCATTTAAGGTCAGGTCATAATTTTTAGACAAAAATTCCTTACATCCACGCCCGAACTAGTTTTCGATAAAAACCGAATttctagcaaaaaaaaaagcgccaAAAACTGTGGCTTATACGACGACCCGACGACCCGACGACCCGAAATCTTGGCAAATTGATTTACGGTCAGAACGGCAAGAGAGTCCCAGccaagaaacaagaaaaaaaaagagaggtaGCGATGTGGGAAGCTTTCGGAGACTCTTTCTTCTCTCGGGGCTAAGAAGAATTCGTACTCTTTTTGGCCTGACGATGGCCTCTATTGGCCAGCAaggttttggccaaaaccgTTTTGTAGAAGGCACATAAAAAGCTTGGAGCTCGGCGCTCGCTTAAACAGTTTGGCAACAGAAACGTTTGTCTGTGGACCGACGACTACAAACGAACTAGGTCCaaatacacacaaaaaaaaaataaacaagtcttaatttaataaattgtaaaaCAGACGAGTTAGTTTCCTCCAAACCATGACCAAGTTCGTGGTGGCTGTGAGCCTGGTGGCCCTATTCCTATGCCAGGTCCAGGCCGTGACCGAGGCACCCGAATTGGAACAATCAACGGAGTCCCCCATCGCGGATATGGCCCTGATTGGTAGGATTTCTCATCAAAAGAATCACTTTCCAAAATCTCAACAAAATCCCTTCAATAATATTATATCTCTTTTTttcgttctttttttttttcatgtgAACTgtgtacttattttttttttttaaacttttttttattgtgtacTGTGGTggaaatgtgtgtgtgtgaataGGTGATTCGGTAATGGCACCCAAAACTCCCACGGAGAAGCCACCAGTAGCTCCGGCTATGGCAGAGAAACCCGCTACGGTGGAGGCCCAGGAGAAGTCAGCCGCCGCCGTTCCGGCCGTTCAGCCACATACGGTGGCCGATTTCATCATTCATCCGCTGATCGCCTTCAAGCCCCGCCAGGCCTCCCTCGAGGACATCCAGGGCAAGCAGGCTCAGGCCGGTGCTCCCGCCGCTGGAGCTCCAGCCACCTCCGGCACTTGGCTTTTCGGAATGAATCCTGCCCAGCAATTGGGATCTTCCTTCTCGACGCTGGCTGGTTCCGTGTCCGGATGGTTCAATGATCGTCTGGCCGCAGCTGGACAGCAGATTCCCAGCTTCGTTGAGACACCAGTGAGGGAGTCCACAACCACAACgagctccaccaccaccaccaccactcaGCGCCCGGACATCGTGGTGCGAGTTCAGCAGAGGCCCCAGAGGAATGGCAACAGGAAGGGCAATGGAAATGGCAATGGAAACGGCAATCTTAACAACAACTtcaatggaaatggaaacggaaatggcaaCCGTCGCCGCCAGCGTCCCAACCGATTCAACAACAGGCTGGACTCCCTGGAGGACGAATACTACGATGAGGAGGATGACTACTTCCAGGGCAACCGTTTCGACGAGGAGTTCTACGATGAGGACGAGGATGAGCTCTCCCTCGATCAGTTCGATGATGAAGACTCCCTGGAGGCAGTGCGTCCCCAGAAGAAGCGCAAGCAGTCCCAGGTTCAGGTCCAGAACCAGAGGCGTAAGTTCGGCCAGCAGAACCAGGAGGCGCCAGTTAGCCAGAAGCGTCGTCCCGCCACCACCCAGAACAAGAAGACCCAGAAGACCACCCAGCAGAAGAAGCCCGTCCAGGTCGCCGAGGACTCCGAGGATGAGGAGGAAGTGGACGATGATGAGAACATCAACAACGACGATGATGTCGAGGATGAGGAGGAGATTGTCGATGATGACAGCCAGGAGCAGGACTATGCCCCGGAGCCGGCGGTCTTTGGTTCCTCTTCGACGTCCACTCGCCGCAGCCAGAACCAGCCGAACTTCATCCAGCGCGGCCAGCAGAGCATCATCAGCCAGATCCGTCAGTTCACCCGTGGCCAGACTCCCGGCGAGCTGGGCAACACCTTCCGTCGCAGCCAGGTCGGCGGAAACTCCGGCAAGACCCGTTCCCGTCCCCAGCAGGCCACTCTCGTCGTGAACCGCAACGGCCAGACCGTTTATGTGGCTCCCGAGCTGGCTAACGGCTATCCCTATGCCTACCAGGGCAAGAAGCAGAGGGTTCCCGTCTCCGGATCCTTCCCCCAGCCACCTCTGACCGTGCCCATTCGCCGCCAGGGACGTCCCACTCAGTACATCACGATTCCATGGAGCCAGTTGGGTCTCTCGCCGCCGGAGAGCCAGTCGGTCGTCTCCCTTGCCGAGGGAATTCAGGCTCAGCCCTTGATCCTCAACATTCCCCAGAGCGCCATTAACCCTGTAAGGACTGGAGCCACCACCAATggccagaagaagaagaagcgccCTCAACTGACCGCCGCTGCTGTGCCCCTGCTGGCCGATGCCTCGCTGATGGACATCTTCCAGCCCCCCCAGATCCCACCATCCCGCACCGGATCCACCTCCACGGCCGCCATCAAGCCCATCACCGCCCAGCCCGTTCTGATCGCCGCCAAGCCCGTCAAGGCCGGCGGTTCGGGTCTCCTGCCCACCAGGATTCGTCCCGGAACGATCGTCGAGAAGGCTCCCGCCATGGAGACTGTCGAGAAGATGCCTGTGATGGAGGTGGCCGAGATGAAGCCCGAACAGGAGATGCTGATGGCCTCCACGGAGGTGACTCCCCAGCAGGCCGCTAACGGAGAGCAGCAGGAGTTCATCATTGTGGGAGAGGATGACGAGCCTGGTCTGTCCCGGCATGTCCAGCCAGCCTATGGTGATGCTCGCTATGTGTCGTATGGAGACTTCCATCCCTACTTTGATCTGCTCACCCAGAACAGGAGGTTTGCTCTGAGGAAGAGCGGTAGGTCGCTGGAGAGTCCCGAGGAGGTGCAGAAGGCGGAGGTTGAGAAGAAGGAGGAGGTTCAGAAGGAGGAGATCCAGAAGGAGGAGATCCAGAAGGAGGAGATCCAGAAGGAGGAGATCCAGAAGGAGGAGATCCAGAAAGAGGAGGTCCAGAAGGAGGAGACTGAGAAGAAGGAGGAAGTCCAGAAGGAGGAGGCCCCCAAAGAAGAGGTTGAGAAGAAGGAAGCCCCCAAGGAGGAAGCCCCCAAGGAGGAACTCCCCAAGGAGACCCCCCAGGAGGATCAGCCCCAGTCCAAGCTCCTCTAAAAACtatcctaaaaaaaaaaatacgaaacCCAAAACGAAAACTGATTACTGAAATATTccgataaacaaaaaaaataatcaaaaaaaaaaaaaaaacaaccaaaccaaaaaccaatgATTTTCAATATCCCCCCACCCCACcccaaaaaagtgaaaaaaaaaaccacaaaagaaataaatttttttttacctttttttttgcgtgtGTTAATGCCTGAAACCAAAGATATGAATTGAAAAAAAGCCACTTTTTTTTCGGCCACATCTGGCCGAGCAGTTGA contains:
- the LOC6505121 gene encoding neurofilament heavy polypeptide — its product is MTKFVVAVSLVALFLCQVQAVTEAPELEQSTESPIADMALIGDSVMAPKTPTEKPPVAPAMAEKPATVEAQEKSAAAVPAVQPHTVADFIIHPLIAFKPRQASLEDIQGKQAQAGAPAAGAPATSGTWLFGMNPAQQLGSSFSTLAGSVSGWFNDRLAAAGQQIPSFVETPVRESTTTTSSTTTTTTQRPDIVVRVQQRPQRNGNRKGNGNGNGNGNLNNNFNGNGNGNGNRRRQRPNRFNNRLDSLEDEYYDEEDDYFQGNRFDEEFYDEDEDELSLDQFDDEDSLEAVRPQKKRKQSQVQVQNQRRKFGQQNQEAPVSQKRRPATTQNKKTQKTTQQKKPVQVAEDSEDEEEVDDDENINNDDDVEDEEEIVDDDSQEQDYAPEPAVFGSSSTSTRRSQNQPNFIQRGQQSIISQIRQFTRGQTPGELGNTFRRSQVGGNSGKTRSRPQQATLVVNRNGQTVYVAPELANGYPYAYQGKKQRVPVSGSFPQPPLTVPIRRQGRPTQYITIPWSQLGLSPPESQSVVSLAEGIQAQPLILNIPQSAINPVRTGATTNGQKKKKRPQLTAAAVPLLADASLMDIFQPPQIPPSRTGSTSTAAIKPITAQPVLIAAKPVKAGGSGLLPTRIRPGTIVEKAPAMETVEKMPVMEVAEMKPEQEMLMASTEVTPQQAANGEQQEFIIVGEDDEPGLSRHVQPAYGDARYVSYGDFHPYFDLLTQNRRFALRKSGRSLESPEEVQKAEVEKKEEVQKEEIQKEEIQKEEIQKEEIQKEEIQKEEVQKEETEKKEEVQKEEAPKEEVEKKEAPKEEAPKEELPKETPQEDQPQSKLL